In Phacochoerus africanus isolate WHEZ1 chromosome 2, ROS_Pafr_v1, whole genome shotgun sequence, one DNA window encodes the following:
- the LDHAL6B gene encoding L-lactate dehydrogenase A-like 6B yields the protein MSWAVVVLRTSQRVGAKRVNLLCPAVALSPRRPAGLPLGDAWPVAPASKMATVRCELMKNFSSEEAVHSNKISIVGTGSVGMACAISILLKGLTDELALVDVDESRLKGETMDLQHGSPFVKMPNIVSSKDYLITANSNLVIITAGARQEKGETRLNLVQRNVTIFKLMISSIVQYSPRCKLIVVSNPVDILTYVAWKLSEFPQNRIIGSGCNLDTARFRFLIGQRLGIHSESCHGWILGEHGDSSVPVWSGVNIAGVPLKNLNLDIGTDKDPEQWKNVHKDVVASAYEIIKMKGYTSWAIGLSVADLTESILKNLRRVHPVSTRIKGLYGINEEVFLSVPCILGESGITDLIKVKLTPEEEAYLQKSAKTLWEIQKELKF from the coding sequence ATGAGCTGGGCTGTGGTAGTCCTGCGGACCAGCCAGAGGGTGGGCGCAAAGAGAGTGAACTTGCTGTGCCCGGCAGTGGCTCTGAGTCCCCGGCGGCCGGCGGGCCTTCCTCTCGGGGATGCCTGGCCCGTCGCCCCCGCGTCCAAGATGGCGACGGTCAGGTGTGAGCTTATGAAGAACTTCTCCTCAGAGGAGGCTGTTCATAGCAATAAGATCTCCATTGTAGGAACTGGATCGGTTGGAATGGCCTGTGCTATCAGCATCCTATTAAAAGGCTTGACGGATGAACTTGCCTTGGTGGATGTTGATGAAAGCAGATTGAAGGGTGAGACAATGGATCTTCAACATGGCAGTCCTTTCGTGAAAATGCCAAATATTGTTTCCAGCAAAGATTACCTTATCACCGCAAACTCCAACCTTGTGATTATCACAGCGGGTGCACGccaggaaaaaggagaaacacgCCTTAATTTAGTCCAGCGAAATGTGACCATCTTTAAATTAATGATTTCCAGTATTGTTCAGTACAGTCCTCGCTGCAAACTGATTGTCGTTTCCAATCCAGTGGATATCTTAACTTATGTAGCATGGAAGTTGAGTGAATTTCCCCAAAACCGTATTATTGGAAGTGGTTGTAATCTGGACACTGCCCGTTTCCGTTTCTTGATTGGGCAAAGGCTTGGTATCCACTCTGAAAGCTGTCATGGGTGGATCCTTGGAGAGCATGGAGACTCAAGTGTTCCTGTGTGGAGTGGAGTGAACATCGCTGGTGTCCCTCTGAAGAATCTGAACTTAGATATAGGAACTGATAAAGATCCTGAGCAGTGGAAAAATGTTCACAAAGATGTGGTTGCTAGTGCCTATGAGATTATTAAAATGAAAGGTTATACTTCTTGGGCCATTGGCCTATCAGTAGCTGATTTAACAGAAAGTATTTTGAAGAATCTTAGAAGAGTGCATCCAGTTTCCACCAGAATTAAGGGTCTCTATGGGATAAATGAAGAAGTGTTCCTCAGTGTTCCTTGTATCCTGGGAGAGAGTGGTATTACTGACCTCATAAAAGTAAAGTTGACCCCAGAGGAAGAGGCTTATCTGCAGAAGAGTGCAAAAACACTTTGGGAAATTCAGAAGGAGCTTAAGTTTTAA